From a single Okeanomitos corallinicola TIOX110 genomic region:
- a CDS encoding helix-turn-helix domain-containing protein, translating to MSSSSQIYEICDLYDVQASRFLTSFQRKTLLKKLQTNLQTEYRRRIEIILLADMGKSQASICEIMGCSQEMARYWMGIAEAGMAHKWNERRIGRPKIVNSEYMARLKELVSNSPREYGYAFSSWTARWLSKHLAKELGIEISDRHINRLLKQMGLSTKPKTSPIQKNEQNQDSSIKISDLKSTSLKSNSEPSFSWSFNLNQGNH from the coding sequence ATGTCATCATCTTCTCAAATTTATGAAATTTGTGATCTTTACGATGTGCAAGCAAGCAGATTTTTAACATCCTTTCAACGGAAAACATTGCTAAAAAAACTACAGACTAATTTACAAACAGAATATCGCCGCAGGATTGAAATTATCCTATTAGCAGATATGGGCAAATCTCAAGCTTCTATTTGTGAAATCATGGGTTGTTCTCAGGAAATGGCCAGATATTGGATGGGGATAGCTGAGGCGGGAATGGCTCATAAATGGAACGAAAGAAGAATAGGTAGACCTAAAATAGTTAATAGTGAATATATGGCAAGATTGAAGGAATTAGTAAGTAATAGTCCCCGTGAATATGGCTATGCTTTTAGTTCTTGGACTGCGCGATGGTTGAGTAAACATTTAGCTAAAGAATTAGGGATTGAAATTAGCGATCGCCATATTAATCGTTTACTTAAACAAATGGGACTTTCTACAAAACCCAAAACTTCTCCAATACAAAAAAATGAGCAAAATCAGGATAGTAGTATCAAAATTAGCGATTTAAAATCTACTTCTTTAAAGTCTAACTCCGAACCTAGTTTTAGTTGGTCATTTAATTTGAATCAGGGCAATCACTAA
- a CDS encoding ABC transporter transmembrane domain-containing protein, translating to MKSNFSQEYLEAQISDLLGESLSQQELKNCLQALEIIEPPIAKQFWQGKTAAPGIYLVLAGKVRLLDSRNNLISTLTSGSSFGELTLFPEYNFHDYVARASINLKIGYLSQEVINQVFGVRDRLLRKAELWDILLLLCQNSAIPRHESIESMLTALSLFTKHNLDIGDLNSQIMKNAKLLLVGEGELENEQQEKLTPGDIFVNHQTVNWQAKKPSKIYILYNDHVQTALQNWPQLSTLIDVENTPISKPLTQKINPPSQNIIEFTQPTVPPPPKPKKPQKYFPSPTVTAGNWWRKISKRYPFFEQQSASDCGAACLVMISRYWGKNFSINRLRDLANVNRTGATMRSLTAAAESIGFVTRPVKASLDKLAQQALPAIAHWEGKHYIVVYEITKKRVIVGDPAIGQLQLTIKEFKTGWTGYALLLQPTKSLKETPEANTPFWQLFELVKPHYRVLLEVFAASLLIQIFGLITPLFTQLLLDRVIVQGSTITLNTVGFGLLIFGLFRVAINGLRQYLLDHTANRISVSLMVGFIKHTFRLPLSFFESRYVGDIISRVQENQKIQNFLTGEALSIILDLLTVFVYMGLMFWYSPPLALLVLAIVPPFVFLALFATPFLKRISREVFSALAQENSYLIQSLSGISSIRSMAIEQTVRWHWEELLNNLIKKTFKGQIISNQLQIISSTIQSLATTGLLWFGAWLVIQNQLTIGQLVAFNMLLGNVIQPFQRLIVLWNQLQEVIVSTERINDVLEAEVEEDLVAQPRQSLPRLQGRVCFDNVTFRYHPESDINILENLSFEILPEQTVAVVGRSGSGKTTLSKLILGLYPPTDGRVLIDNQDVTSISLKSLRSQIGVVDQDTFLFGGTIRENISIAHPEASLEEIIEAAQMAGADEFIKRMAMGYETEIGEAGGMLSGGQRQRLAIARALLGNPRLLILDEATSHLDSESERIIQNNLKKILQGRTSVIIAHRLSTVRNADLILVLDRGVLVESGTHEELIAKKGHYYYLNQQQLTVSS from the coding sequence ATGAAGTCAAATTTTTCTCAGGAATATTTAGAGGCACAAATTTCCGATTTATTGGGTGAATCTCTATCCCAACAAGAACTCAAAAATTGTCTTCAAGCCTTAGAAATAATTGAGCCTCCCATCGCCAAGCAATTTTGGCAAGGGAAAACCGCAGCACCAGGAATTTATCTAGTTTTAGCCGGTAAAGTCAGATTATTAGATAGTAGAAATAACTTAATTTCTACTTTGACATCTGGCTCATCTTTTGGGGAATTGACCTTATTTCCTGAATATAATTTTCATGATTATGTTGCTAGGGCTTCTATAAATTTAAAAATTGGTTATCTTTCTCAAGAGGTAATTAATCAGGTTTTTGGTGTAAGAGATCGCCTATTACGTAAAGCAGAACTTTGGGATATATTGTTGTTATTGTGTCAAAATTCTGCTATACCTCGCCATGAATCAATAGAGTCAATGTTAACAGCATTATCTCTATTTACTAAACACAATCTAGATATTGGGGATTTAAATTCCCAAATCATGAAAAATGCTAAACTATTGTTAGTAGGTGAGGGAGAATTAGAAAATGAACAACAAGAAAAATTAACCCCAGGGGATATTTTTGTCAATCATCAAACAGTAAATTGGCAAGCTAAAAAACCAAGCAAAATCTACATATTATATAATGATCATGTGCAAACAGCACTACAAAATTGGCCACAACTATCTACATTGATTGATGTAGAAAATACGCCGATTAGTAAACCTCTCACACAGAAAATTAACCCTCCTAGTCAAAACATAATTGAATTTACACAACCGACAGTTCCGCCTCCACCAAAGCCGAAAAAACCTCAAAAATACTTCCCTAGTCCTACCGTTACCGCTGGAAATTGGTGGCGCAAAATTAGCAAGCGCTATCCATTTTTTGAACAACAAAGTGCTTCTGATTGTGGTGCTGCTTGCTTAGTAATGATCAGCCGTTACTGGGGTAAAAATTTTAGTATCAATCGCTTGCGGGATCTTGCAAATGTGAACCGTACAGGTGCGACTATGCGAAGTTTAACCGCTGCGGCTGAAAGTATTGGTTTTGTTACTCGTCCAGTAAAAGCTAGTTTAGATAAACTTGCACAACAAGCATTACCCGCGATCGCTCACTGGGAAGGTAAACATTACATTGTCGTCTATGAAATTACTAAAAAACGGGTAATTGTTGGCGATCCAGCTATTGGCCAACTTCAGCTAACTATTAAGGAATTTAAAACTGGTTGGACTGGTTATGCACTATTATTACAACCTACTAAATCACTCAAAGAAACCCCAGAAGCAAATACACCATTTTGGCAATTATTTGAATTAGTTAAACCCCATTATCGGGTTTTATTAGAGGTTTTTGCAGCTTCACTTCTAATTCAAATATTTGGATTAATCACACCTTTATTTACTCAACTTTTATTAGACAGGGTAATTGTTCAAGGTAGTACGATTACTTTAAATACTGTTGGCTTTGGTTTACTGATTTTTGGGTTATTTCGGGTAGCAATTAATGGACTCAGACAATATTTATTAGATCACACTGCTAACCGCATTAGTGTATCTTTGATGGTGGGTTTTATTAAACATACATTTCGTTTACCTTTATCGTTTTTTGAGTCTCGTTATGTTGGAGATATTATTTCCCGTGTCCAAGAAAATCAAAAAATTCAGAACTTTTTAACTGGTGAAGCCCTATCTATCATTTTAGATTTACTCACAGTGTTTGTCTACATGGGTTTAATGTTTTGGTATAGTCCACCTTTAGCTTTATTAGTATTAGCTATTGTCCCACCTTTTGTATTTTTAGCCCTGTTTGCTACACCATTTTTAAAACGAATTAGCCGCGAAGTATTTAGTGCCTTAGCCCAAGAAAATAGTTACTTGATTCAAAGCCTATCAGGAATTTCCTCAATTCGTTCCATGGCGATTGAACAAACAGTACGTTGGCATTGGGAAGAACTACTAAATAATTTGATCAAGAAAACATTTAAGGGTCAAATAATTAGTAACCAACTCCAGATCATTAGTTCAACAATTCAATCTTTAGCGACTACTGGATTACTATGGTTTGGGGCATGGTTAGTAATTCAAAATCAATTAACTATTGGGCAGTTAGTCGCATTTAATATGTTGTTAGGTAATGTAATCCAACCTTTTCAGCGGTTAATTGTATTGTGGAATCAATTACAGGAAGTGATTGTATCTACAGAGAGAATTAACGATGTTTTAGAAGCAGAAGTAGAAGAAGATTTAGTTGCCCAACCTCGACAAAGTTTACCCAGGCTACAAGGGAGAGTTTGCTTTGATAATGTGACATTTCGCTATCATCCAGAAAGCGATATTAATATCTTAGAAAATCTCAGTTTTGAAATTTTACCAGAACAAACAGTAGCAGTAGTTGGTAGAAGTGGTTCAGGAAAAACAACATTATCAAAATTAATTTTGGGTTTATATCCACCGACAGATGGTAGAGTATTAATTGACAATCAAGATGTAACTAGTATTTCCTTAAAATCCCTGCGATCGCAAATAGGAGTAGTTGATCAAGATACATTTTTATTTGGTGGTACGATTCGAGAAAATATTAGCATTGCCCATCCAGAAGCCAGCCTAGAAGAAATTATTGAAGCTGCACAAATGGCAGGAGCAGATGAATTTATTAAACGCATGGCTATGGGCTATGAAACTGAAATTGGTGAAGCTGGAGGGATGTTATCTGGGGGGCAACGTCAACGCCTAGCTATCGCCCGTGCATTATTAGGAAATCCACGCCTTTTAATATTAGATGAAGCTACCAGTCATTTAGATTCTGAATCAGAAAGAATTATTCAGAATAATCTCAAAAAAATCCTCCAAGGGCGCACAAGTGTAATTATTGCTCATCGTCTTTCTACCGTGCGAAATGCAGACTTAATTCTAGTTTTGGATCGGGGTGTTTTAGTTGAAAGTGGTACTCATGAAGAACTAATTGCCAAAAAAGGACATTATTACTATCTCAATCAACAACAGTTAACAGTTAGTAGTTAG